AGACATAAATCTCTCCTCGTCAGCTTCTTTTCCTGTTGACAGATCAAATGAAAGAGCTGCATCTTCGGGTACATATCTCCAGAGATGATTACAACTACTGCGGGCAGCAAAATATCCAAAGGCTGTGATAGCGAGGTGAACAAGTGCCCAGTGTCGCTCTCTAAGCAACATGTGATACAGCTCCCACACAGCTGAACTCACTGCATTGTCCTCTCGGTCTTCCAATTCAATCTCACCAAGGCCAGCCATAAAAGATGACAAGTTTGGCTTGCATTGAAATAATTTTCCATCTGATAATGCTGGTCCAGAGATGAAGAGGTTCTGAAGGGCCAAAATGACTTCTTCCATCACATTGGAAGTATACAAATGCTTCATGTTAGAAATGATTCCTAGTGTCTCACTAAGAAGCCTGCGgtatttatcctttattttgatgtctGAACATTCTCTGTACTTGTGAATAATAGCAACAAGGAACTTTATAGTCTTCATCTCAGCATCTGATATGCTGATTAGGCTGCAACAAGAAAAAACaggaaaaaaggaaatattgaaTCTAAGTTGGTAATTTGAACTTATCAATAGTAAAAACATAGATAGTGTCTTATAAAAGCTACATCTATTGCAATTATAAAGCAGAGGCCAAAAGACACTAACACTGATAGTCATTTgcattaaaactaaaacaccAACTTTCGAAGTCTTTTATTTTATCACTCAATACAGATAATAAGAAAAAGTTTAAATAGTTCTGGTCCGCAATAAGCTTAAAATTGTATATTTCAACATTCCGTGTTTCTGTTTAACAAGAATTAAACATTTGTATTTAGCCAATTAAGTTTGAGAGAATTAGCCAATTCATGCTAAGGAGAGCTGATCACATACCGAAACTGCAGAGCGGCAGAAAGAGCAAAAACTGGAGCACCATAAACAGCAGAGCCGCCTTCTCTCGGTAGTGTACCCCCAAAACTCCCAAGGAAGTTAAAGTATTGAGTTACAATTTGTTGCTTCGCATCACTTCTCAATTTTTCTGAAAGTTCATTTAGTGGGAATCCCTCCATAAGCAAGGCTAAGTAAGTAATTGATGAATAGTGTGATGTGTTAAATCCAACCACTGTCTTATAAACTTTATCTACCATAGAATTTGGACCACATGTAACAAGCACACAGAGAAATCTCGCCATTTTTCTGACCAGACTATCAGGATTTAGTGCAACTTCGGGAGCTTCTGTGTACTTCATTAATGAGCAGAACTTTTCAACAATGTCGTCTACCACAACTTCGTCAGCGTGACGTGAGATAAAGCACCAAAGTTCAGTAACAATCTCACGACAAAGAAAGTGAGGAtgaaaaaggttttcaagaagaaaagACTCGATTTCACACCAAGCTTGACTTGAAGAGGTAACTATCATGAAGGTTTTCAAGGCATTAATAATGAAATGGAAAAGGGGCTCATTGGATTCTTGTTTTTGACTAGTACGAGACATTGTAGGAAGTTCCAAGACAAGAATGGAAGAATACACATCTTTATCAGTGCAGATGCACAATAACCATCCAAGTTTTCTAGCAATCCCTAGTCTTGCATCATCTTCAATATCAGGTGAGTTTTTCAGAAGATTTACAAACAAGGCTACTCGACCAATAAATAGTATCTTTGCTCCCTGCATAGTGCCAGAACTTACAGCAAATATTGCACTCATGCAACTAGCTTGATTAATATTGCACCCTATGGTGACATTATCTAAATCAATTTCGTCGCCAAACAACCACTCCAAAATTTGAAACTTCTGCTCTGATTTCACTTGAGCTGAGTTAAGGAAAGAGTTAAGCATATGAAAGGATGTCGGCTCCAAGATTTCTGAAATTGCATCACCAGCAAATTTGAGCTGATCATCTTTAATGAGGAATATTCTAAAGGTTGAGATCATTATGACAGATAATATTATATCTTTGAACACATAAAATGCCTCGGATGGGTACTGAGAGATAATTCGCACAGCATTAATCAGGTAAAACTTGACTGGAAGAAACACTCTTCTAGCTTCCATTGCAGAAACTGCTTCTTTCAATGGGGATGACCAAGTCTCAGCCGCACATCTCAAAGATCCATTAGCCAGAGAAATAAGAGTCAGAATAATGTCTCCTACATTCAACTTTACAGCCAAAGAACCCTTGCCAAGCTGAAGTAAGTTAACTACACCTTTCCATGACAAATTAATTAAGCTCACAAGATTTCCTCCATCATTAGCTGCAAGGATGCCCAACTCACACAACTTCTCAACCGTAAATTTCATTATCTTGTTGACATGATCTGCACTTTCAGCCTCTTCACTTTCCATAACTTTTCTTTCCTCCTCCATCTTAAGGTAAGAATCCCAGTTTATGCCATGGGAATATACCTTACACAATCGTATCAGAGCGTCAAGAACTTCCAATGCAATTTTCTGCACGTCTGAACCAAATGAGGAAATTGCCTGGAGATAATCATGAAAGTTTAGAGCAGTAAAGATAACAAAAGCAAACAGTCCCTTAAAGTTCAGCTAAAGATAATAACAGCATATAACTACGTATGTATTCTGCATATATTGACTATTACACCTACTTGTGAGAAAAGAAGGCATTTTCTGTATCATATTTGCTAGAGGTTGTTCAGAAAGAAAAGAAGGGCAAAGGATATGAGTGAAACATGAAAAGGCGGTACAAGTGCTTTCTTTTTGtccatttcatttttaattaatggaAGTACTATGACTGCTTCTATACGACCAATTCCTGTATTGTGTTCAATGTATGGTTAAATCCAATATTATGGTTTTTGAGAAGTTTATCTGCTAATATTTGGTTGAGAAATTTTTTCAATTCAAGAATATGCAAATCACTTTGGCTTTCGACCAACTCTCAGTAGGTTTGGTCAACATCTCCCAACTTATATTTCTGTTACAAGTCCAACGAAATCAAGCAATTACTTGAGTTCTCGTTACTCGATATAGTTGCCAAGTGATGCGCACCCTGTTGCTTTTTActagtataaaaaaaataggaaacaTTTGACCAGTTTTTTAGATCAAAATGGCCAATATAATAAAAGTTTAACTCGAATGCTAAACTGCTGCAACGGCATGGGGGCAGGTACTTGGACAAACAAAGGTTCTGAAGCAAGTTTGGACATCGTAATGACAGTAATTTTATGCAGTGCTAACGATTTAATATTTAGAGTATCACAAATAACAATTATAGCTCCATGATGGAAGAGTTTCATGACATTTTTGGGGTAAGAGAAACTAGTACTTACCAGAAGAGGGGAAAAGGCTAGAATAAGAGTACTCACATGAAACACAACATGTGGAGCAGTATAAATCAGAAATCAATACCTTCACTGCTGAAATACAACCCTTTATAAGGTCTAATTCCTCCAAGATGAAATTTTCAATAATAGACATTAACCCCTTGTCAACTGCAGTGGGGTATCTGGTCAAAGCTGCGAAAATAGAGGCAGAGTAGCCAAGCAAATCCAACAGCAACTGATAAAAACAAGATCTGTTAGAAAAGTACAACTTGATAGCCTTGTCAGATGCTACATGCATTTCAAAGTTAAGGAAACTTACATTTGAAGGAAATGCAAAGGCACATAAACAATCACCAGCTAAATGTCTAATGCTAGAAACATGACTACAGAATCCACAAGGGGGTTCCACTTTGCACAGTTCAGTTTGGATTTTTAGCCAGTTAAATCAATCAGCTTCATGACACACAACAACAATGTTATCAACAGGTATACTCAACTCATGTGGTCCAGTTCAGTTTAAAGTGTTACAGATAGTTTGGTCAGTTTTGTTTGGTTGACTACACTTGCATATCCATGTGGTGCTAGTACTTGACATTGCCACGCCAGACACTGTAACTAGGAAATGCCGcgaattttcaaagttaatggagaaaaaattcATAGTACAAAGGGAAAAGGTTTACATGCAAGGGAAAGCAACAAAAGAGAGTACCTTCACCGCTTTCACAAGACAAGTAATTATAATCTTCTGATTGTTATGCAGATGGATGACTATGATATAAAGTTCAAactcaaagaaagaaaattgcAACTAGATTGATCTCAAGGACTCAAAGGATAGATGAGAACCTCTCTTAAAAATGTATTACCAAATCCAGATTTATCAGTCACATTGTTTTAGTATACTAAAAAGTAATGATTTGACCTGATAAAAGAGGCTGCTATGTTCTTCTTCAGGTGAGTCCTGAGTCGACATGAGTGTCATCTGTAGATGCTTTTTACACCATACAGCAGCCTAGTGATTAAGAACTTAATGTAAGCAATATGTATAATTATGAATACTGATTACATAATTAAGAAGATGAGGAATAAAACAACACTTACTTTGGCTCCTAGGCCTAGAAACTGCCCTAAGCTTGCAGATATGTCAGACAGCAAATATTTTGCAGCCACGTGCAAAATGGTTTTGTTCAATTTGCATTGAGAAATGTCAAGACATGTGAAGTCTTCCCAGAGTGTCCAGTAAAATGTTAAGGTAGATAACAAAGAGCATCTACTAAAATGAGATCAAACGAGCTGATTTACTAAACCAGAAGAATGAGATCCACATCTTctgaaaaatacatatatttggtTGCAACGTCATTcataaaagatgaagaaagaaAAGCTGACTTGGTTTAGTGTAGCTCGCATTTATTCATTCTACCAAAGCCCTTACATATTATCAGGAGTTCTGTTTGCTTACAAAAATAAACAAGTTAGACATTAGCAAAGAAGAAATCATGGAAAGTTATCTCAAGCCTAGGAAGATCAGCTCTATCAACCAAATCCTTTTGTAGTCTCTATGTGATTATagataattatttctttgtaaCTGGATTATGGAATTCCTACACCAATAGCAATGATGATAAAACCACAATCTAGTTCCCAGTTTATTATTCTTTACAGACAACAAATGAATTCTTTATttcatctcttcttctttttaaacTGTTGTGTCCAGACCAACTTGCGCGCACCTCAGCTAATTCTGTGGGATACTTGTCACCTCCCACCAACATCAGGAACCAGTTAACTCTGCCTAGAGGCTAGGACAGATGGGAAGAAATCGCCTAGTGTTTTTGACTCATGATTCCTTTTTACATGGAAATCTAAATTCTCCTTTCTCAATTCAATtaacctatgcattgcacagtGAAATCAAGAAAAGTATGTCTAATAGTCATCAGGATACTTGTAAGGATTCTATAAGAGAAGCCACTTCTGATTTCTCAGTCAAATCTAGCTCACCAAGTTCATCAAGCAATTCAACACGATTTTCAACAACCTGTGAGATAGAAACGACACTATTGAATCAAGCTTAGGATGTAAATAACTAGCAAATTATATCAAGGAATAACTTAAGATTTGCAAAAAGCTAAGAGTTATTAGGTATGATCCAAGAAAACATTTAACTTAGTGAAAGCCATCAAGAAGAGAAAACAAGTATATAAGTATccgaaaagaacaaaaaaacatAGATACATTAGTCAGGAGGAACAATGTCCATGAAGCTACAAAGGCGACAGAAATTTCTACATGCTGTTTAATAGAGAAGGTTcactaaaaacattttaatttggCAGACTCAACGCATTATCTACAAACAGGACATCACACAACAATCCTGCCTCGCATTTAATCTAGAATAACTTCTAGATAATCAAACTACACCTCATATAACAATGAAATTATAGGAAATAAACTTCTGAAACTACACGGAAACTTTAAAATACGTGATGAGGAAATGATACAACAGTTGAATCAAATGACTAAACATGATATAAGTCAGTTTGCTCTAGGGCACCAAAGAGCGGGAAACAAGTAGAATCTAGTCAAAAATTACTGAAACTAAGCCCTAAATAACAATTTACACTATTTCCAACAGCAACTTCATCAAAATGTGACTCACAATAACGAAATTTTAGTGAATTAACCTCTGAAAATGAGTAAATTTGCAGAGAAAACAGTGAAAATCAGTTGAATCAAATGACTAAAACTGAAACAGTCAATTTGACCACTACACAATCAACATTGGGCATCTAAAGTGCGAAACTAAACCTAAAAACAACGTAAAACTATTTTCAGTATCAAACTGCAACTCATAACAAAATTTTATCGAATTAATATCTGACAACGAGTAAATTTACATCAAATACAGAGCAAATCAGTTGAATCAAATGACTGAAACTGAAATCAGTCAATTTTACCTCTACACTATCAACACAGGGCATCTAAAGTGAGAAACTAAACCTAAAAACTACTTCCAGTATCAAACTGCAACTCATAATAACGAAATTTTATCGAAATAACATCTGAAAACGAGTAAATTTACACAGAAAACGGTGCAAACAGTTGAATCAAATGACTGAAACTAAAATCAGTCGATTCGACCTCTACACAATAACCACAAGCGCCTTAAGTGATAAACTAAACTTAAAAACAATGTAAAACTGCTTCCAGTATCAAACTGTAACTCATAACAACGAAACTATAGCGAAATAAATTCTGAAAATACAaagaatttctaaaaaaatgataCAACAGATGAATCAAAATGAgtgaaattagaagaaaaaaacttacATCTGAAGATTTGATAGCTTCAACCAAACTCTGTAGATCTCTGCCGGATTTTGAATTTGAGTTCATCTTTTCTCTGTGTGCAAATTTTTCTTCCCAATTTTTCCCGCCTTTAGGGATgggaaaattatttatagtGAGAACGAGAGGGACTTAATAGATTAATTTACAAGTTCTGTTAGTACCCTTTGATTTAAGTTTATTTACATAATGATGCCTGTTCGATTTAGTATTTGCACAGGCACCCcaacttttactattttttatgtttttgcgTCCATTCACTATTTTGCggataaaatgttttttttaaaaaattgaataaaagaaaataattttgtgaGTATTTATAGTGTTTTATTTGTAGATCTTTTATAGTAGCTGTCGATCTCCGTAAAAAAGATCATATAACCAAATGAACATTTATAATGGAGTACaatattaaatttcttataCGATATAggttagttttaacttaactttTATATCGAAACCGAATGATTTTAAGATAAGGGTGTTGACCCCTTAACTTAAGATATACTTTAGCTTAACTCAAAACAAATTTTTTGAGTCTTTTTATTTGCGAGAAACTGGATGAAAAAAAACCTTCACTTGCGTCTAAATTGTGACTTTGGTCAAGATTATGccaaaatcaaattcaaacCGAATTGAGGCGTTTTATACTTTTGCGTTTTATAAAGCGTCTCGATTCATCTGAAAATACTTTTGCATTTTTATGCTCGGGACTTATGcctcaaattttagaatttacGTCTTATGAATCTACGTCTTTCATTTACACCTCGAAACGTTTTTGGTACGCGAGACTCGCcccaaaaatgttttttaaaacactgctaatcaaaatatgaaatattctAACAATATTACTATaccattttgaaaaaaaaataaatatatatatatatatatatatatatatatattgaaagatCACAAATACTCATTCACAATTAAGGTTCAAACACACATGTATAATAAACATAAGTGATTTCATaattatatctttattttatcttttgtactataatacaaaagaaaatattattgcgTCATATTACAATTATGTAAGTACGATGACTTTTTTACGAGTCATGACTCATGACTAGTAAAAGCCTGGGAAAATATTCCTGGTCGTCCAAGGCTTGACACTGGGACTAGGAATTGGAACACTTCCATCGCTACCACTAGAACCCTGACCCGCACCACAACCAATACCTCCACCACGTTGTCCTCGATCACTACCTCCACCTCCACctcctccaccaccaccacccccTCCACCACTTCGTCCCCATCCCGAGCCACTACCACTTCCATAGCCATAACCACCTTTTGTACCACCTCCTTCACCTccacctcctcctcctcctccaccTCCTGCACCGCTATCTCCACTAGGTAATGGTGAAGATGCGGGGCTAATTATTGGGGAAGGAATGGTCACTATATCAGGATGAGCGCatgaaatttgatgaatattaaTGTTCATTATCATGAGAAAAACTGCTAACACTAACAACAATAATCGAGCCATATCTctcaaattatgaaaatttaaaaaattaaatcaccTTGAATGCTTATAATTGTTGAGTAGACAatgcacacatatatatacatagaaaaAACTATGTAGCTCACGTGAATTGacaaatataaacatattttacGTACCAAAAAGACCGTTTTTGTGGTTAAAAGTGACATAATATTTGCCTTCTTAGCTGCTTAATTCTATAAAGTGAAGATTGAATTCTAaagtaaaagaagaaagaaagaaattaaggAAGAAAGTGTATCGACTAATAATGTGTTATAAACAGAAAGTGAcgcaaaataatcaaaaaaaaaagcCAGAATTTCAGGAGCTTAGAGAACTTTTGCACAATTTGGACAATAATTAGACAGAAATTTTATCGTTTTTTATTTgtcttagaattttttttaaattgctaTAACGAAATATTATTATAgaaaacataatataacatGATATAACAATGTAACACCTCATGATTATATTGCTTTGACAATTCAGTGTTGTATATGATGTTTTTGTGcattatatattttactatAGCAATAGCTTAGTTAttagaaattcaaaaatttcaaagctAGCTTTGAATAATCACCTAAGAGAGCTTTCGATCTAGATCTTCTCGTCTCACTAGTTTGGGCTCTCACTCGAATCAGAACGATAGAACCTTTAGGCATTTGGTTCTCTTTTCTTTCTGTTTAGTACTTTCTCTGTGTCACATATAAGTTGATCACCTTATTAAATCAAGaaagtataaattattttttttctatattatctttgcaattaattctttttgaaagtgttcacatttgtttttatattttccaagatgtttttaagggaaaaattagtaaaattatttttttttttatgatttaatcttAAGCACCGTTCcaaatgaaaaatgattaaCTAATATAGGACGGAAGGGTATATAGTTTGAGTATAGGACAAAAGGAAGCAATAATTTTCAGCTAGAAACATATAGTAGATGATAACTTAGAAACAAGTCAAACCAACATGACTTCCAATTACTTGAAAATTGAACCTAAACAAGTAGTATCATATCCTAATAAACTTAGGAAAATACTACCTAATAATACATGAGAACTTCAAAAATACAAACTTAGGATAATAATTAGATATGCATGCAATACcaaaataaagtttcattagACAAAATTACAAGAACAAATTAAAATGCTCCTAGGGTTTGATACCACCAATGCCACCAATACCACCAACTCCACCACCAAcacctagaccaccaccaccaccaagtCCTCCAACACCACCAACGCCGCCACCAAGTCCACCTAGCCCTCCGATACCACTAGCACCGCCTATCCCACCAGCGCCACCAATGCCACCAAAAGTAGGTAACACACCACCATAACCACCACCAATTCCTGCCCAACCACCAACTCCaccaaatgaaatgaaattctttttgtCATCAAGGCCTTTGCTAGGC
The nucleotide sequence above comes from Solanum pennellii chromosome 9, SPENNV200. Encoded proteins:
- the LOC107029299 gene encoding uncharacterized protein LOC107029299 — translated: MNSNSKSGRDLQSLVEAIKSSDVVENRVELLDELGELDLTEKSEVASLIESLQTLWEDFTCLDISQCKLNKTILHVAAKYLLSDISASLGQFLGLGAKAAVWCKKHLQMTLMSTQDSPEEEHSSLFYQLLLDLLGYSASIFAALTRYPTAVDKGLMSIIENFILEELDLIKGCISAVKAISSFGSDVQKIALEVLDALIRLCKVYSHGINWDSYLKMEEERKVMESEEAESADHVNKIMKFTVEKLCELGILAANDGGNLVSLINLSWKGVVNLLQLGKGSLAVKLNVGDIILTLISLANGSLRCAAETWSSPLKEAVSAMEARRVFLPVKFYLINAVRIISQYPSEAFYVFKDIILSVIMISTFRIFLIKDDQLKFAGDAISEILEPTSFHMLNSFLNSAQVKSEQKFQILEWLFGDEIDLDNVTIGCNINQASCMSAIFAVSSGTMQGAKILFIGRVALFVNLLKNSPDIEDDARLGIARKLGWLLCICTDKDVYSSILVLELPTMSRTSQKQESNEPLFHFIINALKTFMIVTSSSQAWCEIESFLLENLFHPHFLCREIVTELWCFISRHADEVVVDDIVEKFCSLMKYTEAPEVALNPDSLVRKMARFLCVLVTCGPNSMVDKVYKTVVGFNTSHYSSITYLALLMEGFPLNELSEKLRSDAKQQIVTQYFNFLGSFGGTLPREGGSAVYGAPVFALSAALQFRLISISDAEMKTIKFLVAIIHKYRECSDIKIKDKYRRLLSETLGIISNMKHLYTSNVMEEVILALQNLFISGPALSDGKLFQCKPNLSSFMAGLGEIELEDREDNAVSSAVWELYHMLLRERHWALVHLAITAFGYFAARSSCNHLWRYVPEDAALSFDLSTGKEADEERFMSDLKTFLDKESACPKIKPCPDTVSMFAMDGQMLKETLKKIKDVDPKLMVCDPMEVDNEKQPNRKRKFPNRVTKGVELLRDGMKVMGDALSEWKHNHFDSTDIREKFLTHFSHLEDVVTHLVSLADSG
- the LOC107030480 gene encoding putative glycine-rich cell wall structural protein 1, coding for MARLLLLVLAVFLMIMNINIHQISCAHPDIVTIPSPIISPASSPLPSGDSGAGGGGGGGGGGEGGGTKGGYGYGSGSGSGWGRSGGGGGGGGGGGGGGSDRGQRGGGIGCGAGQGSSGSDGSVPIPSPSVKPWTTRNIFPGFY
- the LOC107029301 gene encoding glycine-rich protein 23-like — protein: MASNWYIVLVFALVVLVHVVTARNIPQAPEGVTVNTEIISKAPTPSKGLDDKKNFISFGGVGGWAGIGGGYGGVLPTFGGIGGAGGIGGASGIGGLGGLGGGVGGVGGLGGGGGLGVGGGVGGIGGIGGIKP